The Opitutales bacterium ASA1 genome window below encodes:
- a CDS encoding hydrolase: MSRRPFVLGLLALFHVASVAISSAGEVIPVGPARMTIDAGVPLEVFTYRPPTYRDGPLVLVFHGVQRNAEDYRNFAIHAAERFGAIVAAPLFDRERFPYDDYQQGGILRDGRIRPREEWTFSRLPALIAELRAATGDPERPFYIFGHSAGGQFVVRLAAMAGSLGADRLVAGNPGSHLFPTRDAPYGYGFGGLPDELSGDAALRRYLAAPLTLYLGTGDDDPEHRSLDRRPAALAQGPHRYARGLACYAAARTLAAERGWEFAWRLVETPGIDHDAARMFAAPEVADALFGADAP; encoded by the coding sequence ATGTCGCGTCGCCCCTTCGTTCTCGGCCTCCTCGCGCTCTTTCACGTCGCTTCGGTCGCGATCTCGTCCGCAGGCGAGGTCATCCCCGTCGGCCCCGCACGCATGACGATCGACGCGGGCGTGCCGCTCGAGGTCTTCACCTACCGCCCGCCCACGTATCGCGACGGGCCGCTCGTCCTCGTGTTTCACGGGGTGCAACGCAACGCCGAGGACTACCGCAACTTCGCCATCCACGCCGCCGAACGCTTCGGCGCGATCGTCGCGGCACCGCTCTTCGACCGCGAACGTTTCCCCTACGACGACTACCAACAGGGCGGCATCCTGCGCGACGGTCGCATCCGCCCGCGCGAGGAGTGGACGTTCAGCCGACTGCCGGCGTTGATCGCCGAACTGCGCGCCGCCACGGGCGATCCCGAGCGGCCGTTCTACATCTTCGGCCACTCCGCCGGCGGCCAATTCGTGGTGCGGCTCGCCGCCATGGCCGGATCCCTCGGTGCCGACCGGTTGGTCGCCGGCAACCCCGGGTCGCACCTCTTTCCCACCCGCGACGCGCCTTACGGTTACGGCTTCGGCGGGCTGCCCGACGAACTCTCCGGAGACGCCGCTCTGCGCCGCTACCTCGCCGCTCCGCTCACGCTCTACCTCGGCACCGGTGACGACGACCCCGAGCACCGCTCGCTCGACCGCCGCCCGGCCGCACTCGCGCAAGGCCCCCACCGCTACGCTCGCGGTCTCGCCTGCTACGCGGCCGCACGCACGCTCGCCGCCGAGCGCGGTTGGGAGTTCGCGTGGCGACTCGTCGAAACGCCCGGCATCGATCACGACGCCGCCCGGATGTTCGCCGCGCCCGAAGTCGCCGACGCGCTTTTCGGGGCGGACGCGCCATGA
- the fimZ gene encoding fimbria biosynthesis transcriptional regulator FimZ, which yields MPHAIAAADSHLVLVDDTATFRELVKESLERNLRPRLLRDFGDGRQALAHCLAEPPDVLVVDLYLRGMDGRDIVVELRERQSDTRVVVLTAHPEARLPAELVALGVAGFVDKNSPLEQIDRAVQCVLDGGMFFSATVPPPVPLAAPALPRVGPEVLSEREREVVRLVARGLLSKQIAGELDLSTRTVEKHRGRIFAKLGLHDVPTLVRWCLRNGLG from the coding sequence ATGCCGCACGCCATCGCCGCAGCCGATTCGCATCTCGTCCTCGTGGACGACACGGCGACCTTCAGGGAACTCGTCAAGGAGTCGCTCGAGCGCAATCTGCGACCCCGGCTCTTGCGCGATTTCGGCGACGGCCGGCAAGCGCTCGCGCACTGCTTGGCGGAGCCGCCGGACGTACTCGTCGTCGACCTCTACCTGCGAGGCATGGACGGGCGCGACATCGTGGTGGAGCTGCGCGAGCGACAGAGCGATACGCGCGTCGTCGTGTTGACGGCGCATCCGGAGGCGCGCTTGCCGGCGGAGTTGGTCGCGCTGGGTGTGGCCGGTTTCGTGGACAAGAACTCGCCGCTGGAGCAGATCGATCGCGCGGTGCAATGCGTGCTGGACGGCGGCATGTTCTTCTCGGCCACTGTGCCACCGCCGGTCCCGCTCGCAGCTCCTGCGCTGCCGAGGGTCGGGCCGGAGGTCTTGAGCGAGCGCGAACGGGAAGTGGTGCGGCTCGTCGCGCGCGGGCTGCTTTCGAAACAGATCGCGGGTGAACTCGACCTGAGCACGCGGACCGTGGAGAAGCATCGCGGCCGCATCTTCGCCAAGCTCGGGCTGCACGACGTGCCGACGCTCGTGCGCTGGTGCTTGCGCAACGGGCTGGGGTGA
- a CDS encoding Gfo/Idh/MocA family oxidoreductase, translated as MSKRLGIGFIGSGFMTRFHVQSWIAVRDADIRGFWSPNAANAASAAALARDLRVGDARAFASIEDMVAAPEIDCIWICGPNHARVDNMEAIVAALRSGKGRLVGVACEKPLARNVAEARRMVALVEESGLLHGYLEDQLFQPTVRRAKDIAWKRGAALTGRPFLARAAEEHSGPHAAWFWDGVRQGGGVLNDMMCHSIEVGRFLLTAPGARRDSIRPVEVSAQIASLKWSQPGYARQLQEAYGVDFTRNPSEDFARATVRYVDEAGRPLIVETTTSWAYTGAGLRLSAELLGPEYSVSVNSLDTPARLFFSRRVSGAAGEDMVEKQNAEQGLMPLVGNEAAEYGYEAENRYFTSCFLAGVQPEENFHAGLEVTELLMTAYMSAEQGRVLAYRPEGLDAFVPAVARAATDA; from the coding sequence ATGAGCAAACGCCTCGGCATCGGCTTCATCGGCAGCGGGTTCATGACCCGCTTTCACGTGCAATCTTGGATCGCGGTGCGCGACGCCGACATCCGTGGCTTCTGGAGCCCGAACGCCGCCAACGCCGCCTCCGCCGCGGCACTCGCGCGCGACCTGCGCGTGGGCGACGCGCGTGCGTTCGCGAGCATCGAGGATATGGTCGCGGCACCGGAGATCGACTGCATCTGGATCTGCGGTCCCAACCATGCCCGGGTCGACAACATGGAGGCGATCGTCGCCGCCCTACGCAGCGGCAAGGGCCGGTTGGTGGGCGTGGCCTGCGAGAAGCCGCTCGCGCGCAACGTCGCGGAGGCGCGGCGCATGGTCGCCCTCGTCGAGGAGTCGGGACTGCTGCACGGTTACTTGGAAGACCAACTTTTCCAACCGACGGTGCGGCGCGCGAAGGACATCGCGTGGAAGCGTGGGGCGGCGCTCACCGGTCGGCCGTTTCTCGCACGCGCGGCGGAGGAGCACTCGGGACCGCACGCGGCGTGGTTCTGGGACGGCGTCCGGCAGGGCGGCGGTGTGCTCAACGACATGATGTGCCACAGCATCGAGGTGGGCCGTTTCCTCCTCACTGCACCCGGTGCGCGGCGCGACAGCATCCGGCCGGTCGAGGTGTCGGCGCAGATCGCGAGCCTCAAGTGGTCGCAGCCCGGCTACGCGCGGCAGTTGCAGGAGGCCTACGGCGTGGATTTCACCCGCAACCCGAGCGAGGACTTCGCCCGCGCGACCGTGCGCTACGTCGACGAAGCGGGGCGCCCGCTCATCGTCGAGACAACCACGTCGTGGGCCTACACCGGCGCGGGCTTGCGGCTGAGCGCCGAGTTACTCGGGCCGGAGTATTCGGTCTCGGTGAACTCGCTCGATACACCGGCGCGGCTCTTTTTCAGCCGACGCGTTTCGGGTGCCGCGGGCGAGGACATGGTCGAGAAGCAGAACGCCGAGCAAGGCCTCATGCCGCTCGTCGGCAACGAAGCGGCCGAATACGGCTACGAGGCGGAGAACCGCTACTTCACGAGCTGCTTCCTCGCGGGCGTCCAGCCCGAGGAGAACTTCCATGCGGGCCTCGAGGTGACCGAGCTTCTCATGACGGCCTACATGAGTGCCGAGCAAGGGCGGGTGTTGGCATATCGTCCGGAAGGGCTCGACGCATTCGTGCCGGCGGTGGCGCGTGCGGCGACCGACGCTTGA
- a CDS encoding DASS family sodium-coupled anion symporter, with product MPRGHAPTSPRETSASAHSSPVRDALATPSRYGMRQLSGWILGPGFLLLTLLLPPPDGLSEAGWRTAGVAGLMAVLWISEAIPLPATALLPLVVFPVLELGTIQQSAAPYSNPIIYLFLAGFILALAMQRWNLHRRIALHLISALGTRPARILAGFLLASALLSMWVSNTATALMMLPIALSVVQLLPADAEASSGTQRFRTALLLAVAYGATSGGMATLIGTPPNAVLAGYMSEVYGFSIGFGAWMLLGVPVTLATLVVVYLVLTRVCFRLDSGEVPGMAALLATEKAKLGPLSRGERIVLIVFVLTALGWIFQRQLALVLPWVSDTTIGIAGALLLFALPVNRRGDFVMNWESTRALPWDVLLLFGGGLSLAGNMERHGLSRYLGDLCQGLGGVPMLLTLAILCFGILMLTELTSNTATAATFLPIVAALALTLGQNPLLFLIPTALAANCSFMMPVGTPPNAIVFGSGQITLPQMARAGLLLNILLVPVILALVLLLGPAVFDLAQDLVPDWARTDVAR from the coding sequence ATGCCCCGCGGCCACGCCCCCACGAGTCCACGCGAGACTTCCGCCTCCGCACATTCCAGCCCCGTCCGCGACGCGCTCGCCACACCTTCGCGCTACGGGATGCGCCAACTCTCCGGATGGATCCTCGGTCCGGGGTTCTTGTTGCTCACGTTGTTGCTTCCGCCGCCGGACGGGTTGAGCGAGGCGGGGTGGCGCACGGCCGGAGTCGCAGGGTTGATGGCGGTGCTGTGGATCAGCGAGGCGATCCCGCTGCCGGCCACGGCCCTGTTGCCGTTGGTGGTGTTTCCCGTCCTCGAGCTGGGCACGATCCAACAAAGCGCGGCACCCTACTCCAACCCGATCATCTACCTCTTTCTCGCGGGCTTCATCCTCGCGCTCGCGATGCAGCGATGGAACCTCCACCGGCGCATCGCACTGCACTTGATCAGTGCGCTCGGCACGCGACCGGCGCGCATCCTCGCCGGTTTTCTCCTCGCCTCGGCGTTGCTCAGCATGTGGGTGAGCAACACCGCGACCGCGCTCATGATGCTGCCGATCGCGCTTTCGGTGGTGCAACTCCTCCCGGCCGATGCCGAAGCGAGCTCCGGCACGCAGCGGTTTCGCACCGCGCTGCTGCTCGCCGTGGCCTACGGCGCGACGAGTGGCGGCATGGCCACGCTCATCGGCACGCCGCCCAACGCAGTGCTCGCGGGCTACATGAGCGAGGTCTACGGGTTCTCGATCGGTTTCGGCGCGTGGATGCTGCTCGGCGTGCCCGTGACGCTCGCGACGCTCGTCGTCGTCTACCTCGTGCTCACGCGAGTTTGTTTCCGCCTCGATAGCGGCGAAGTGCCCGGGATGGCGGCACTGCTCGCGACCGAGAAGGCGAAGCTCGGGCCTTTGAGCCGCGGCGAGCGGATCGTGTTGATCGTGTTCGTGCTCACGGCCCTCGGATGGATCTTTCAACGCCAACTCGCGCTCGTGCTCCCGTGGGTGTCCGACACGACGATCGGCATCGCCGGGGCGCTGCTCCTTTTCGCCCTGCCGGTGAATCGCCGGGGAGACTTCGTCATGAACTGGGAGTCGACCCGCGCACTGCCGTGGGACGTGCTCCTGCTCTTCGGGGGCGGTCTAAGTCTCGCCGGCAACATGGAGCGCCACGGCCTCTCGCGTTACCTCGGTGATCTCTGTCAGGGCCTCGGCGGCGTGCCGATGCTGCTCACGCTCGCGATCCTGTGCTTCGGGATCCTGATGCTCACGGAGTTGACGAGCAACACGGCCACGGCGGCCACGTTCCTGCCCATCGTGGCGGCGCTCGCACTCACGCTCGGCCAGAATCCGTTGCTGTTTCTCATCCCGACCGCGCTTGCGGCCAACTGCTCGTTCATGATGCCGGTCGGCACCCCGCCCAACGCGATCGTGTTCGGCAGCGGCCAGATCACGTTGCCGCAGATGGCGCGCGCGGGGTTGTTGCTCAACATCCTGCTCGTACCCGTGATCCTCGCCTTGGTGCTGCTCCTCGGACCCGCCGTCTTCGATCTCGCGCAGGACTTGGTGCCCGACTGGGCGCGCACCGACGTCGCACGGTGA